In Cinclus cinclus chromosome 1, bCinCin1.1, whole genome shotgun sequence, the sequence gggagTGGGTCTTAAAGAGAGGAAGTAAGGTGAGTCTTCCTCATCCTGAACTCTGAACCCTTTCTGCCCATGACAATACAAATGACTTCTGGGAGAGCTCCAATTTCCTCCCTTTGTGACTTTGAATAAATTTCTGGTTGCAgttgtttgtgtttctttgggTCTATTtatgtttcttccctttccctttgcaAGCGCAGCGGGGCAAACATGAAAATGGcaggaaattaattatttaaatcgAGCCTGGCTTCTCctaacttttaatttttagttgttTTCAGCAAGGCTTACCTATTTATCTGCTTTTCATTAACTCTAGTGAATAACTGTTAATTAGAATCCAGATTTCTTTAAGGTTAGTGTTTCTGGGGATccagagatccacccacagcccgtggggatccagAGATCCACGGGGGATccagagatccacccacagcccatggggatccacgggagatccagagatccacccacagaccgtggggatccatgggagatccagagatccacccacagctcaTGGGGATCCAGAGATCCACAGgagatgcagagatccacccacagcccgtggggatccatgggggatcCAGAGATCCAGGCACAGCCCGTGAGCATCcacagggaatgcagagatccatggggGTTCCAGAGATCCACTCACAACCCATGGGGATCCAGAGATCCACAGGAGATCCAGAGATCCACTCACAacccatggggatccacggggggatccagagatccacccacagcccgtggggatccatgggaGATCCAGAGATCCACCCATggcccatggggatccacagggagtGCAGGGATACACCCAGAGCCTCTGGAGATCCACGGGGGGATCCAGACATCTACCCACAGACCATGGGGATccagagatccacccacagcctgTGGGGGATCCACAGGTGATCCAGAGATCTGTGGGAGCTGCAGCGATccacagggaaagcagagatccccccccagcccctgcaggaTCCCCCAGCAGAGCGGGTGCgtccctggaggagctgggaccCCGTGGGATCCCCGTGGACAGAAGGACCCTGgccccaggctggagcagcccatcCATGCAGGACTGACCCCGTGGCAGCGAgtccccacagctcagcagttttggggggttttgcaCGGCCCTGGGAGGGACTCGGGCTGCAGCAGCGTGAGGGAGGTGGTTGCCCGTGGCAGGGACGCAGTAGCCACCGTTGCAGAGAGTTGTTTCCCGTGAGACACAACCACACGCGGGAGAAGTTCCTGGAGAACAGGAGGGATCCCGtgggagaagtgggagaaaCCTCAGGTGACCAAGTGACCAAAAccccccattcccatctccctgtTCTGCTGGAGGAtgagggagagctgggaaggatGGAGGGGTGAGGGGGAAACTGTTTTGAAGggtttattttcattctcattATCCTTCTCTGATTTTGTCAGTGTAACAAATTTCCTTCATATTTCTGATTCAAATCTTTTTTGCCCTCAATGGTTTTTGATGAGTGATCTCTCCCGGGTCTTATCTCAAGCCATGAACCCTTGGttctattttctctcctctctccagtGGCAGAGGGGAGAGGCTGAGGGCCTTTGGTGGGTGCCTGCCAGCCAGCCTGGGTAAAACCAAGACAACAGCTGAGGAGGGAATTTCACCAGCACAGGTGAGGCCTGGATAGAGTTGGGCAGATGGAAAATTGGCCGCGTATCCAAAAGGCCCAAATAAAGAGGGTGGTAACTCCCAATAACCAGGCCAGGCCCAGCCTGACTGATGCTGGAATTGGGGAAGGACAGAAGCACCAGCAAAGCTCAGGGGAGTCGATGGGATGGGGACTGGTGTGCGGCCTCAGACACTCAGCGTCCCTAGGACAGAACTGTCAGGTCTGTTCCAGCACAATGCCAGGCATGTCTTAAATTAACCCTTTGAACTCAAACCCATCTCCTCCGGGGACCTCTGAAAGAGGAAACACTCCAGGGGATTGcaggaaaatggattttctgAGCTACCACGCCAAGAAGGGTTCAGGTATCTCCTGGTGTTGGTGGATCCCTTTTTTGGGGGTCCAGAACTTCTCCTGCCACACCAACACAGCCAGGGAACTCCCCCAAGAGATCATGGCCAGGCTCGGGGTGCCTACAGGGATGTCATCTGGTAGGGGACCCCATTTGGTGTCTGGGGTGTGACAGCAACTCAGTGAGCAATGGaacaggtgacactgggggacactggggggatgTGGGACTGTGCGTTTGGGGTTCTGGGGTGGCAAGAAATAAGAATGAGAATGGAAAGCTTCAGTTCTCCTCAACGTGCTGGATAGGGCAGAGAGATGAAGtatcagaaaaatataaaagaaagtgaaagtGTGGGAACAGTAGGGCAAATGTTGCTGGAGCCTGTGAGAACCAGATAAAGAGAATTACAGTGAAGTTTTTGCCAACTTCTGTAACActgtggcagcagcacctgccaAAAATGAAAGGTCATCCAGGACATCAGGCACTCAAGGAAAACCACACCCTCAAGCCCCTTTTATGTCCCTCCAGGGGAGTAAAATTTGATCCAAAAAACAGGTGGAGCCATGCAAATTATTTACGGGAAAAGCTGTGGTTCTGTATTAGCTaagaagaacattttaattaatatttataattagGGGGGATAAATACCCTGTGGCAAAGTCCCCCTGAGCTGCAGGACCGGGAGAGACCTGCTGTGAGTCCGAGCTGATCAAGAATTCCGGCTCTTTGGACCTCCGGGTGTGCCAGGGACTTCGCTCCAGCCGATTTCGGTAtcaggggctggggggacactggggacacttggagggggggggggggagaaagggGACCGTGGGACTGGGGTCTGGGGGGCAATAGGGGTGTCATGGGAGTGGGATTGGGGTGATGGGGGGCTCGGGGGACAGTGAGGGGGACATGGGATAGTGGGAGTGGGATTGGGGTGATGGGGGAACTGGGACACACTGTGGGGTTAGGGGGTGATGCCTGGATATGGGTTGAGGTTCTTGGGTGGGTGACATCAAAGAAATTGGGGCTGGAAGTGGGATTGGGGTCTGGGAACAGTCCAAGTGGAACCGTGAGGGGCCCAGGGAGTATCCCCAGGATTTGGTCTGGGTTCCTGGGGAGGATGACAGGAATTGTTATCATGGGAGTAGGATTGGGttactggggggggggggggggggggcatggTACTGTGGGATTGGGGTCTCTGGGGTGgttgggggatactggggagcCAAAAGTAACCCCAGGATTTGGGATCTCGGACCCCAGACATGTCCAGTGGTCTCCTGGCCAGCAGTGCCTCCCTTCCCCCTGGGCTGACCCCACTCCCCTCCCCAGTCCCTCACTGAGGAACCCTCCCCAtgtcacctctgtgtcccctcagtgtccccctgtgtcacccccagtgtccccctgtGTCACCCCCAGTGTCTCCTttgtgtcccccagtgtccacTCTGGTCCCTGTGGCCTCTCTCCTCCATGGCCCTCCTGGCTCAAAACCTGCCTCTGCTGACAATCCCTCTGGTCACCAAGATCATAAGTGTGAAGTACCTGGACATGGCCCCGGACTCCTTTGATGACCAGTACCAGGGCTGTGGCCCTGCCATGGAGGATGAGTTGCGGGCCCTGAACCGCACTGAGTTCCAGAAGAATTCTCTGTTTGCCCAGGTCTGGCCGAGGGCTGTGACCATGTGGCAGTTTCAGGggtccccattgtcccctctGTCATCCTCAGCCCAGGCCATCGCCCTCATGGCCTACACCATGGAAGGTCTGTACAGGAAGTTCAACGAGGAAGTGAGGAAGGCCGGGCGCTCCAGCCAGCAATACCGGGACAAGTTCCACTTCAAAactctgcatttcctgctgACCAGAGCTGTGCAACGGCTGTGGGACGATCAGGGGCAGCAATGTCACTGTGTGTTCCGGGGGGTGGAAAAGTACAAGTTCAGTGCAAAGGTCGGAGACATCGTCCGATTCGGTCAATTCACATCATCAACGCTTTGTGAAAGTGTCATCGAAGATTTTGGGAACACCACCGTGTTCAAGGTGCAGACGTGTTACGGTGCGTATATCAACGACTTCTCCAGCTATCAGGATGAGGAGGAGGTTCTGATCCCACCTTATGAGAAATTCAGGGTCACCAAAGTCACCGACAATGGGGAGACCGTGCAGATCGAGCTCGACTCCATTGGGACCTACAGCAAATACAACTGCGAGTGGCTGAGAggtggggacagcctggggccaTGGGACACCCATGATGAGGCCCAGGGGACAATGACACTCCCTGgggatgggggacagggacggggcagccacggtgtgtgtgtggggacaaggacaccctgtgctggg encodes:
- the LOC134043866 gene encoding erythroblast NAD(P)(+)--arginine ADP-ribosyltransferase-like encodes the protein MALLAQNLPLLTIPLVTKIISVKYLDMAPDSFDDQYQGCGPAMEDELRALNRTEFQKNSLFAQVWPRAVTMWQFQGSPLSPLSSSAQAIALMAYTMEGLYRKFNEEVRKAGRSSQQYRDKFHFKTLHFLLTRAVQRLWDDQGQQCHCVFRGVEKYKFSAKVGDIVRFGQFTSSTLCESVIEDFGNTTVFKVQTCYGAYINDFSSYQDEEEVLIPPYEKFRVTKVTDNGETVQIELDSIGTYSKYNCEWLRGGSVPSAPCHLGGLLLATTALALATSIL